AAGTTAATAGGCTGTAATGCAAAGCGTGGGAAACCGCCGCGAGAAATCGCTTCTGAAATTGCTTCTCTAACGTATGGGAAGAGTTGCTCACAACAGAATGTTCTTAATAAACGTCCGCGAACTTCACTGTCAACGCCCTTAATACCAAACACACCGCCATACTTTACTTCTGCAATATACGCGGTTTTATCTTCGATCTTTGAAGAAACAGTAACCTGGAGCTCAACTTCATAGCTGTCGTTTTCCAAGTCTTTTACGCGATTATTTAAATTGACGCTAATTTCAGGCTTGTAAGACTCTAAAAATATCTCAGGAGAGTTTGGAGCTTCAAACGAAATATCTTTCGCATAGATCGTTTGAATACCTAATTGAGCACCTTCAGGGTTTTCAACCTGCTGCTCGCCTTCTGCTTGATTTACTGAATTTTCATCTGCCATAACTGTACTCTCTTAATATGTAATGTTTTGCGTTATTGTAATAGTGATTTACGGTTCCAACATAGGTTCTAACTTGCCAGCCGCATGCAGCGCATACAAATCATCACAGCCACCCACTGGTTCGCCATTAATGATAATCTGTGGCACCGTATGCCCGCCCGCAATATCAATCATCGTTTGGCGTAATTCACTATTACCATCAATCGGTATTTCGTTGTAATCAACATCTAACTTGTCCAGCAAATGCTTTGCTCGAACACAAAATGGGCAATAACCCTTAGTATAGATATCAATAGTCGCCATAATAATTGTTAACCTTTTGCTAGAGGTAAGTTGTCACCAGTCCATGATTGGATGCCACCTTTTAG
The DNA window shown above is from Kangiella marina and carries:
- the secB gene encoding protein-export chaperone SecB; its protein translation is MADENSVNQAEGEQQVENPEGAQLGIQTIYAKDISFEAPNSPEIFLESYKPEISVNLNNRVKDLENDSYEVELQVTVSSKIEDKTAYIAEVKYGGVFGIKGVDSEVRGRLLRTFCCEQLFPYVREAISEAISRGGFPRFALQPINFSALYQQAQQQPNQQEEANA
- the grxC gene encoding glutaredoxin 3 — translated: MATIDIYTKGYCPFCVRAKHLLDKLDVDYNEIPIDGNSELRQTMIDIAGGHTVPQIIINGEPVGGCDDLYALHAAGKLEPMLEP